From the Polaribacter gangjinensis genome, the window GCTTTGAATTAGGCCCAAATACTGCTAAAATATTAACCAAACTATAATCAAACAAAATGAAAAAAAGAATTTTAATTTTTGCCTTATTTATAAGCACATTTTCGGCAATTGCGCAACAACTCAAAGGACGTGTTTTAGATGTGATGAATCAACCTATTGAAAATGCGTATGTTTTCAATTCAAACACGAATTCACATACGCATACTGACAGCAATGGAAATTTTATTTTAGACAAAACAGTTACTGGAAATCAATTAGAAATTGGCATTTTAGGCTTTAAAAAAGCTGTCATTACTATTACTGCAACTCAATTGCAAGAAGGGATCAACATCAAATTAGAAACCAATATTTTTCAGTTGGATGAATTTATTATCGGAAAAGAAAAAGATGCTTTAAAAACCATTGCTCGAGTTGATTTGCAATTGAATCCTGTAAATAATTCTCAAGAAATTTTACGTAAAGTTCCTGGATTATTCATCGGTCAACACGCAGGAGGTGGAAAAGCAGAACAGATTTTTTTGCGTGGTTTTGATATTGATCATGGAACAGATATCACGCTCTCTGTAGACGGAATGCCTATCAATATGGTTTCACACGCTCATGGTCAAGGATATAGTGATTTGCATTTTATCATCCCAGAAACGATTCAAAAAATCGATTTTGGTAAAGGACCTTATTATGCCAATCAAGGTGATTTTAATACTGCTGGATATGTAAGTTTTGATACTAAAAATAGCCTTCCAACAAATACAGTTTCACTTGGATATGGAGATTTCAACTCTTTTAGAACCTTAGGAATGTTCAATTTACTGAATCACAACAGCAAAGATGATGCTTATGTTGCAGTGGAATATATAGAAACAGATGGCCCTTTTGAGTCGCCACAAAATTTCAATAGATTGAACTTATTTGCCAAATACAATACCTATTTGAATGGTTCAGACAAGTTGACTTTTACCACTTCGCATTTTACAAGCAGATGGGATGCATCAGGACAAATTCCGCAAAGAGCTGTTGATAATGGCATGATTTCGCGATTTGGAGCGATTGATGATACTGAAGGAGGTACAACTTCTCGTTCAAATATCAATGTACAATTGCAAAAAACGTTGACTGACAATTCGTTTATGAAAGCAAATGCTTTTTATAGCAATTACAATTTCGAATTGTTTTCCAACTTTACATTTTTTCTAGAAAATCCTGTGGATGGTGATCAAATCAAACAATTTGAAGAGCGTGACATTTTCGGAATGAACGTGCAGTTTACCGATATTTTAGACAATGGAAAAACAGAAACTACCATCAATAAAGGAATTGGTTTTCGATTTGATAATAGCAACGCAAATCAATTGGCAAGTACTAAAAACAGAACGGAAATCTTGCAAAACGTTCAGTTAGGAGATATTCAACAAACCAACGCCTATGTATTTTACAATGCCACTTTTGAGTTAGGAAAATTTAAAATTGCACCCGCTTTGCGTTTTGATTATTTTAAGTTTTTATACAATGATGCATTGAGTTCGAATTACGAAACCTTGTCAAATACAAAATCAATCGTAAATCCAAAATTGAACTTTTTTTATACACCAAATGATAATATTCAGTGGTTTTTAAAATCAGGAATTGGTTTTCACTCCAATGATGCGAGAGTCGTTTTACAACAAGATGCGGATAAAATTTTACCAAGAGCTTATGGTTTAGATTTCGGAAATATATGGAAACCAACAAAAAATTTGGTCATCAATACTGCAGCTTGGTATTTATTTTCAGAAGAAGAATTTGTATATGTTGGTGATGCAGGAATTGTAGAACCCTCAGGAAAATCAGAACGTTTTGGATTGGATTTAGGTTTGCGTTATCAATTGACAGACAATTTATTTTTCACTTCAGATGCAACTGTAACTAGAGCTAGAAGTTTAGAAGCCATTTCAGGAGAAGACTTTATTCCGTTAGCACCTAATTTTACGTTGGCTGGTGGACTTTCTATGACAAAAATGGGAAATTTTTCAGGAAGTTTCAATTACCGTTATTTGGGTGATAGACCAGCAAATGAAGACAATAGCATTGTAGCAAAAGGCTATTTTGTAAGTGATATCAACATTAATTACCATGTAAAAAATACCAC encodes:
- a CDS encoding TonB-dependent receptor, which translates into the protein MKKRILIFALFISTFSAIAQQLKGRVLDVMNQPIENAYVFNSNTNSHTHTDSNGNFILDKTVTGNQLEIGILGFKKAVITITATQLQEGINIKLETNIFQLDEFIIGKEKDALKTIARVDLQLNPVNNSQEILRKVPGLFIGQHAGGGKAEQIFLRGFDIDHGTDITLSVDGMPINMVSHAHGQGYSDLHFIIPETIQKIDFGKGPYYANQGDFNTAGYVSFDTKNSLPTNTVSLGYGDFNSFRTLGMFNLLNHNSKDDAYVAVEYIETDGPFESPQNFNRLNLFAKYNTYLNGSDKLTFTTSHFTSRWDASGQIPQRAVDNGMISRFGAIDDTEGGTTSRSNINVQLQKTLTDNSFMKANAFYSNYNFELFSNFTFFLENPVDGDQIKQFEERDIFGMNVQFTDILDNGKTETTINKGIGFRFDNSNANQLASTKNRTEILQNVQLGDIQQTNAYVFYNATFELGKFKIAPALRFDYFKFLYNDALSSNYETLSNTKSIVNPKLNFFYTPNDNIQWFLKSGIGFHSNDARVVLQQDADKILPRAYGLDFGNIWKPTKNLVINTAAWYLFSEEEFVYVGDAGIVEPSGKSERFGLDLGLRYQLTDNLFFTSDATVTRARSLEAISGEDFIPLAPNFTLAGGLSMTKMGNFSGSFNYRYLGDRPANEDNSIVAKGYFVSDININYHVKNTTFGFAIENLFNVAWNETQFATESRLQNEVNSVEEIHFTPGTPFFAKLSVVYQF